The following nucleotide sequence is from Aquarana catesbeiana isolate 2022-GZ linkage group LG08, ASM4218655v1, whole genome shotgun sequence.
TTGGCATCAGTCTCTTCTGGAGAAATGTTTCTAAAAAAGAGAAATCCAAAAAAGAACTAGGGAGCTTCTCTGCACAGTTTCCACCAGAAGAGTGGCCGGTGAGAGATGAAGATAACTTGGACAATATCCCGCGTGATATAGAACATGAAATAATTAAACGCATCAATCCAATTCTCACTGTGGACAACTTGATAAAACATACAATGCTGATGCAGAAAATGGAGGAACAGAAAAAGTACTTTAGTAAAGGGACCTCAACAGATATAATCAGAAACAAAAATGGGCATAATGGTAAAAGCAGCAATAAGAAGAAAAACGGTAGAATGTCAAAGTACCATAAAAAAGTTCAAGCCtgtaaagaaaaagcaaaaaaggaCAGCTCTGTCCAAAGGTCAGCTTTTCATGGGGAGACTAATGTGGTAAAAAAGTCCTTTCAACAGACTGGTGGAATGGATGACATATTGGTTCCAGACGTCTTCACTACAGCTAATGCAGATGTTGAAAAAAATGAAGTCCTTTATAAAAAGCAAATTCAAAACCCTTTTGAGGGTATTTCTTATAGGGAAAACGGTAACATCAGTGGACACAAATCTGTAAAAGAGATGAAAAGAATCAACtttggaaaaaatagaaaaaatatgccAAGGTCAAAGTCTTTAGACTGCCCAGGATCAAATGCCGAGGCTGGAACACAACATTTTAAAAGTGAGCGGCCTGTAGATGATTATTATAATGAGGCGCTGTTTCAGGATCAGATGGTACCTGTTAATGATAAAGATGATTTGACAGAATATCCTCCTAATTACCCACAGTGCAGTACTCTAAGGATAGATGACAAGTTTAAACAAAATAAAGAGCAGAGTTCTCTGTCTTGTGAGGCTGGGACTCCTCTTTTTGGAGACAATCAAACTAATGTGGTTTTACAATCGGACATGACTTGGGAAAGCGAAAGAGGAAACTCTTATTCGTCAGGCCTTTATTGTGGTAAGATTAGCGCTATTAATGGACCTTTACAACACAGCCAAACAAATCTTTGTAGAAACATTAATGCCTCAAAGCATTATGGGCGACCATACGTTGGTTCATTAGGGGAAGCAAAATCTGAACAAAGTGGCTATTGTACAGCCAGTGGAGTAAACTTTAAAGATTTACCAAATTATTCAACACACCCTTCTCAAAGAGAAGGAAATCCTGAAAGTGACCAGgcgatttacaaaaatgtgggtaaCGAGGATGCTTCTTGCTCTTTCTCAATTGAAGATGACACCGATGAACATGTTGAGATAGGTCAGAATCTTGAAATTTGCATACAAAATATGAATACTCTTAATTGGAATAATGTACATGATGAAAGCCATAGTGCATCCATCACTTCTGCAAGCCACTGGGAGCCAAAGAGATCCCATGTACATCAGTGTACATCTTCTGGTAGCCAACCCCAAGACGATTGCACTCGTTCTGTGTTCTCTTCAAGCTGTTGTACTAAACCTGCTCTGCACATCAAAGCAAGCACCAGCCGGCCGTTTTCACACTATCTCCTCAACCATCCTGAGCTGGAGGTTGATACTGCAGAGTCTATTCCGCCTCCAGAGCTGGTGGATGGCAGCATTTTCGACTACTGCAATTCCAGTGACTGTAATTCCATGGCAGAAACTGTGCAGACATCCATTAAAGGAAGTGATGAGAAACATGCAGAAGAGCCAGAGCAGCTACCTGGGGAAATGCAAGCCTGCTATGAGCATGCGATGAAGTTATTTAATGCAAATAGCAGCCCACTGGAGTCAAACCCTAATGAGAATCATAGCACTACAGGAGACAGTGGAATTGAGTCTCCACGGTAAGAATTTTGCCTTGGGTTCAAATCTATCTAATGCCATGATTCCTTATGTACCTGTTTAATGGTAACTCAacctttttaaaatgtttgttttccaGGTTGATATTATAAAGCACATCTTTCAGcaacaaaaacatgtttttttgtagTTCTTTAAAGGATGAGTCCTTTTACAGTCCTGACTGAAAGTATCAGTTTACCATGTAATTGGACATGGCTATAAATTGCGTGTCTCTAAGAGATGCCGACACATACCTTCAGTAAGAGTACTGCAAGACCCCTATTCTGCTTCAGTGTGAAAACTTTGATACTATTTCAGTCCACCCCTTCCAATGAGGCTTTGCATGTGTTGGAGGTAGACACTTTTCAACACCATGGTTGCAGATTTGAGTGGGCTGGGACCTGTGGATCCCAAGACTGCTTACTTATTTTGAAGGTACACACAGGCATTTGAAAGTACATGCACTTCACAGCAGCTTATTTTGGTTAATGGAGAAGTGCAGGAAATAAAAGCATACGATCTCACCTATATGGCTGTATCATCGGTGCAATACTGCAGCCATAccccaccagctctaagactgagaactgagtgatcacatgaccaatgATCGCTCACTTCtcggtcttcactgagcagagaacagtgactgtCAACCTTAAACATTAGACCTTGGGTTCCTTGCAGAGTCTGgattggctctgtgatgtcagttaaGAGTGGGCTATAGGAGCCAAGGGCAGCACAAACTGAGGTTTTCTTCATATGAGGAGTCAGGAACACTAGGTAAAATATTGACAACGAATACCACAGAAGAaaatgaatgggtactcttaccggaactaGTGGACCTGGATGTCAACGACACCAGGTCAAACAGGAATAGATGGCCGACACCTCAAACGGTTCGGAGTGTCCTGAAGTATCCAGCAAAGGGACTGAAGCCGACACCGATGTCCTCGGGGGTCCAGTATTCTCCCAATATGATTACAACAGAAGAGCCAGCCACTGGGCCATAGGTGGCCAGATGGATGGATCAGGCGGGCTCATAATGGAAAGGATATGCAAAAAAGAAggcttttttttaatcataaataaaaaagGCAATGTGGAGAGCGGAAAAGCCAAGCCCTGGGCTTGGCTTTTCCGCTCTCCACATTGCCTTTTTTtatctgtgatcacatttttaattGTATGCTGTTCTTTATGAAAATAAATACCCGATTTTGTTTTTGCTCTTCACCATTGGGAGCCGCCTTCTTTTTTGCATAGCCTTTCCATTATGCTTTCAGGACACTCCGAACCGTTCCTGCCACATTGAGGTGTTGGTTATCTATGCCTGtttgacctggtgtcgctgacatccaggtccactagtttcggtaagagtacccattcatttTCTTCTGTGGTATTCGTTGTCAATATTATACTTGATGTTCCTGACTCCTCATATGAAGAAAACTggtgaacaggcaggatttttaatgcagaagagacatgttttggctcttctgcattaaagttactggCCTGTCCCTGCCTGTTCACCCTTGTATAGTAATCTGTGCACACGCAGCTCCTTTTACAAGTTCAGCAATGCCAAGATGACTGTGCTCTCATACATGTGCAGAAGCCATGTCATCTCATCCCAGCCAATGAAAGCAGCCTGAGATCGATATGGAAGCCTGCTGCCAAATGTCAGCGAGCGATGGGGAGTTCTGGGATGCCACATCGCTATAGAGAAGGAAGGTAAGTATAGCTCTGCTTTAACTATCCCTAATGAGCCATAGTTAACTGTCCACTTGAATATTTCCAATACGGCAAAAATATTTCACTTAATTTCCATTCCTGGTGACTGCTGTCGCTAACAGAGTAGAGAAAAAGGGGACTGGAAACCTCATATTAGTGGCACCTGTTCCAGGGAAAACTATCAAATGTAGGAAGTCTCACCAATGGGGACAAAACATGACTGAGTTTCTAACCTTTTACTCCAATCCAAAACTAGAAAGATTTTTGGAGCTTCAGTTTAATTGTTGGCTACAGAATCAATTTTTCATTTTTCGTGCAGGTTAAATTTTTTAGACCAGAAAATTACTTAAAATCCCAAACCTTTatttctcatttgttcattgacagacacagccttctttattcaggaCCATAGGGTTATATCTCCCCCTAAAGGAGAAGGACACTAGGtagaaaaagacttggctacgcccatgggcagtcctaggtgatatacacccccctctctgctataggccttcagtttttttttttttctgcctaatcAGGAGTAAGGACccagttccctgctgggatctcttgtcctggcgattttttttttttttggatttttccggtgagatctgcaatcaactgcctggctgggcgacgggctggacgtTCGATCCAGTGGTtgccccagtctggccagcgagcatgTGCAGAACGTAGCTACTCGCTAGGTCGGCCACGACATAGGCCCACGAGTTAAACGTCTCGCCAGGTCGCATACGGCCGGGTCTTGGCTCGAGTCGTAGCATctctcatggccgacagccccccccacttcggtggtgaggaggttctgtctggagcgatgcccgcttggtcctggtatggtgagtGAATGTCCCCCTCTCCCCTTAGGTGGTTTTTGTGGCGGACGCGGGCCCCTCCCCAGGTCGGTCAATGCTGAGGGTCCCCTCTGTCCTTTCCTGGCCCTGGAGGTCTCTTGGTAACCCCCCTTTCTGCTTTCTGCTCTATGGGGTAGTGGGTCATGGGGGACGGGGTTGAATAGGGGTGGGCTTGGGGGTGCTGTGCTTaccggggagggggggaatgggtcCAGTGCCCGGATTCTCCCTCCATTTTGCCATAGCCAGCATCCTTTTCCTTAGTCCCTGATGACTTCCTATGGCCGGCGGCCATGATATGGTGGATTTTGGCTCAGGCAACGGCAGGCGGAAGCTCCTCCTTTTAACCCTGCGCTGACTCCTGTGTTTTCTTCTCCCTTGGACGCTACGTGTATGCAGGGCTACGctggtggggtggtgagtctggggggatccctcctccctctctgctGCAGGTGGGGTGTCCTGGTGGTCCGGTACCACTaccggtgtgggggggggggtcccattgTAGTGGTCACTCATGGTgtggggttcgttttttttttttttttctctcctatgaAGTCTCAGGAGCATATTTCCC
It contains:
- the STOX1 gene encoding storkhead-box protein 1 codes for the protein MSRDRPVQLAPSSLSLVLCKLDGTGEGEKGSQVFQDFQAANAKCFWNKRLVRAVCEVSFQGWLESWVLLVQGQSANLEILRDAWVRRALRPPRGFIITALGDVSPVQMSPVSQSQFIPLAEVLCCAISDMNAAQILVTQESLMEQLVKHYPGIATPSQEILYSTLGTLIKERKIFHTGEGYFIVTPQTYFITRKPLSHKCGATEDISASPPTVTYLVSMESCADLTKVNVPSVSHCRSCSCFSENSTQNILGQQSINEGNPKEHKSVKDSKTAVQNQATSTSRDQHTCAKTKPQLSLKEKEKCNKKFGISLFWRNVSKKEKSKKELGSFSAQFPPEEWPVRDEDNLDNIPRDIEHEIIKRINPILTVDNLIKHTMLMQKMEEQKKYFSKGTSTDIIRNKNGHNGKSSNKKKNGRMSKYHKKVQACKEKAKKDSSVQRSAFHGETNVVKKSFQQTGGMDDILVPDVFTTANADVEKNEVLYKKQIQNPFEGISYRENGNISGHKSVKEMKRINFGKNRKNMPRSKSLDCPGSNAEAGTQHFKSERPVDDYYNEALFQDQMVPVNDKDDLTEYPPNYPQCSTLRIDDKFKQNKEQSSLSCEAGTPLFGDNQTNVVLQSDMTWESERGNSYSSGLYCGKISAINGPLQHSQTNLCRNINASKHYGRPYVGSLGEAKSEQSGYCTASGVNFKDLPNYSTHPSQREGNPESDQAIYKNVGNEDASCSFSIEDDTDEHVEIGQNLEICIQNMNTLNWNNVHDESHSASITSASHWEPKRSHVHQCTSSGSQPQDDCTRSVFSSSCCTKPALHIKASTSRPFSHYLLNHPELEVDTAESIPPPELVDGSIFDYCNSSDCNSMAETVQTSIKGSDEKHAEEPEQLPGEMQACYEHAMKLFNANSSPLESNPNENHSTTGDSGIESPRTRISLASSNSVILETLKKRTFLQNLEINVSNKNDGLLTASSLMKLTPAMNV